TTCAATGAGCTGCAACCCATCAGGTTATTTGTCCCATTTGGTCCCTGTCAGGAGAGGTGTGAAGCAATGCTGTATCCTGGCTCTCttgtaatttaatttttatatacATTCTATTGTGCAAACCTTAACCAATCCAGATTTCCATCCACCCAATCTGGCAAACAGACCAACTGCCACACTATTCCAGGCAGACAATGATCATTCTATCATACTCCAACGTAGGGCTCAGAAGAGCCCTTTGGACATTTACGCCTTACTGTTAGGAGGAGACGTTAACCATCAATTTCTccaagaccaaaattgttttttctccaaaaaatatattaaatacagGTGGCAGATTGACAGTCATGAGACTGATCAAGTTAAAACATTCAATTATTTAGAAGTAGTTTTCCGAATCATCTGGCTTACGCTCAGCTTTCCTATGTAATTGAGAATGCCCAAAGAGTGAGTGTAgcaattttaaaattcttttatgGTATATGGTCTCATATACCATATGCAATAAAAGACTTTAAGGATAAGGTGATTATCCCATCTCATGTATGGTTCATAGATATGCTTATTCAGAAATTTCCCTAAACTAGAAGCAACCCAATCCAAATTCCTCAGGTCCTTATTTAGGGTGCCTTGTTGTGTACCTAATATTTAGTTATCTCACACTGCACCACTATCATCTTGGACCAGCAGATGGGTGTTAGAACTTGAGGACCCTTCTGAAATTGCAACTGAGCAAGCGTGGATTGAGGAGTGTCTTCCCATCACTTGTAGattaagaaaacagaaaagggaaAGTTCTAGAAGTATAACAATTTTGTAATGAATAATCTTTTACAATGCTGGGATAAGTTTAGTACAAAGCTGTCATGGGGAATAACCCCTTTTGCTTCTGCTGCAAGAAATCTAGATAAACTGCAAGATTTTCACTTGGATTTGCTAATCAAATGGGAGAGACTAAAGTTGGATACATATACAGCCTTATGAGTTAATAACAAGATTCTTACTTGCTATCAAGTCAAAACTGGCCTAGCTTGAAAGAAGAGTGGCCTGCATGGAAAGTGCCTCAGCCAGTACCGCACCCTCAGCTTCTAGGGAGGAACTATACTGTAAATACTTGGAAGATTCCAGATGTTCCTTGATTGTTTAGATCTTTCTTATTACATGACTGTTATTTATTACCGAGTGAATGTTGGAAAGAAATTATGTTTTCTAAGCACTGTACGCTGTTTGCCTTGCCTAGTTTTTGAAAaagatcttttttaaaaccagaaaacTGTAGTTATTGTGCTTTACTGTCACAAAACCAGTCAAACCACATGGGGAACAAGTTGAATACCTGTTTCTCTACCAACAATAGTACCAATGGAAAATAGAAAAACAGTTTCTACCTATGCACAGGGCAACCTCCGAACAGCGTGATGCAACCATACTTCTTAACTGGAGGCAACAGACCTTTACCACACGCAGGAAAGAGATTACTGCTGTTTTCTGTGCCGTGTACATTGGCACTCAGAGAGAGGGCCATGGGTAGGAAACTTTCCATGGGCAGATGATGCAGGAGGAGGAGTGTCAGCCTGTGGAGGGTCTCGATGAGGTGAGGCCTTGTGATGCAGAGGGAACAGCGCGACACTGTTTTGACGATAACCCCCGATAACTCCTGATATGATTCTCAATGGCTCCTCCCTCTCACATTGCGTGATCCATTTCTCTGCCATGTCTTGAACCACCGCAAAGGGTCTGTTCAAGTTTCTGGCATCGGCAAGACGAGCTGCTGGGGAAGAGTTCAGCATTGGATATCACTAGTACATTGCCCTGCTCTGCAGCTCTGTTTTGCGTGAAATAGCAATAAATTGTTAATATTATGCAAAGCAGTAAGGGGAGGTCATGTGTGGAGGATTTATACTTGGTAAATTAACTTTGTTAAAATTACAGGGATACAGCATGTCATGAAATTTGACACTTTTTGCAGGGATACAGCATGATTTGCTGACAAACTGAACAACTGCTGAACAATTTGAACAAGCTCTGAAATATTCCATTCATACATAGAAAATGTTTAAAGAAAAGGGGGGTGGCCACTGTGCAGACAAAACTACGGTAACCATAATGAAACGAAGTGACAAGTTTCTCACATTTCAAACCGCCATGACAGCCATACTCTTGGACTGATGTTTGAAATGTGAAAGGCATTTGTTGTTCAGAACAACAAAGAGTTACAACTGAACCTAATTTTCTTTTGCGCACCAGCAACGAAATAGATGCATGAATATCACAGCACAGTTTTTTATCATCTGCACTGAAAGAAATGTGATACAAACACTCCCTTGTACAAAAAGTGTGGCGGGACATGGTTACAGTAGCATCACAGTATCTAATGTGCGTACACTTGTCTGATGCCCAGTATCTACACAATAAGGTGTTTGTAACGTGGAAGGCATTTTCCCAAGTCAAGGATGAGTGACATGCAGGTTAGCCTGAATTGTTCTGAAGCTTCCCAGGATCATTGGCAGGTAGATCACCACACCATTTTCATCTCCTGTTGTGGAATGAACGAGGCAGGAGTTCACAAAACCAGTGCAATGCTGACTTTGCAATGGTGAAGACAGGGGTGGGGTGCAAAGGTAAAGGTGGGGGGGGCACCCAAGCAAAAACAGAAATATGGTATTAATTACGTAATACCATACCCAGACTTTCACATTTGTACTTACCCTGAGAGTCAGGATTAGATCGCTCTACCTCTTGTCCATCTTCCACTCTTATCTGTGGATGTATAGGAACCTTCATTATCTGCTGAGGATCACATGGAGATGTGTAACAATTAATCCACTATCAAAAGCAATTCACATGCAGGTAGAGATGTCGATTCTGATCTACAGGGAAAAGTTAGGGGAGATAACGTACGATTTTGTATGGTGTTAATAGGCACATTCTGAGAGACAGCCGTATTGTACAGTGGCATTCTCAAAGTCCTCACTGTATATTCTGACTAAAAATATCCTGACCCAGACATGTAATTCCCCTAAAGATACCTGCAACTTTTGAATTGTCATAGTGGATTCTGATTGCTTTCTCTGTGGAAAGGAGGTGGGGCTGCTTTGAAGTAAAGCTACACAGTAAAGCCTCTGAGAAACTGAAAGCGGTGCTCTCAAAAGTGCCGCAAACATGCACGGCTGGATATGTATTCCCATTTCTAAACCGAGGCCACTTCTGGTATTATGAAGCCAAACTATTCAGTACAGTAGTAACAGCATGCTTGatgaacagacagacagagcatgcatatcactcccattctgcagtcgctccattAGTTATTAATCAGTTatggggctcaattcaaggtcatgaatattacttccaaagcctttcatggccttggcccctcatttCTCCCTACGTCCCGccaaggcagcttcactcatctgagcagggccttctgcagataccaccctccagctgggctaaatcaacaactccccgtacacatgctttctctgtcatggcaccttgtggaatggcatgcttgtggaggtcaggaaagcttccactctcttggctttccacaaactatgcaagactgaattattcaggagagctatCATAAGAGTTCAAAGAGCTACCTTGGTAAGAGACAGGGACTacagactaggctattgggtactgtctgctgatgtaaatGTGCTCCTGCTGCGTAGTTTGATGCTGATAAAGATGTCGTGTTAATTACTTATGTTTcacttcagaaaggtttcatccatgtatttggctttctgctagttttcaaatttgcagctaatatactctattgtatctgttttcactgaatatCCTAGCTACAGTATTTTTGCTCTATGAATGTCCAAGCTatagattatattgtattcacttgcattatgtaatctgtcttggatatcagtgagaaaggtggactataaataaatcatcatcatcatcatcatgatggTATCTTGGCACATAGACATTGGAAAAGTTCTAAGAGAGAATTCTTCAAAACAGCCTTCACTGCCAACCACATGGACATACACACCTCCATCTGTACTCATCTGCTGGGTGGACTCATTGGTGGGATGAGGAGGGGGAAACAAACTGGCCAACGTCATCCTGACCTGTGCAGCAGGCACCTCATAACTCAGAGGTTTACTTAGCCAATCAGATGGATCTCAGTGCCATCTAACAAAGGATAAACAAGGATGGCTTAGCATTCTCCACCGGGAGGTCCCCACATCAGCTCTTCCCAAATGAACAGCAACAGAGGGCAAAGGAGGTGGAGGGTAGTCTATCTTCAGCCATTAAACCCAGCAAAGGGGAGGGGTtattgctcagtggtagagcattagcttggaatgcagaagatcccaggttcaatccccagcatctcgtTAAAAAGGACTaggcaataggtgatgtgaaaacacTTTTCTGCCTGTTaccctggagacccactgccagtATGCGTAAACAATACTTACCTTGAAtgatggtctgatccagtataagacagcttcatgttttCAGAGGGGCAGGGGTAACTCAACTTCtatgcccccaccccacctcgaGGCTAGCAAAGGCTTTGTACAGCTTCCCGGTAGGGCATGAACCTATACCTGCCCTACCTCAACTCCTCCCAAGCTGCCAAAGAAGCCACCTGCTAAGgtacggggggagggggagaggctcTTGGCCAGGCAGCAGGGTACTCACTGCACAGCCTCAGGTTCTGTTTGGTTAACTCCCACACAGCCTCCTTATCAGTTAGGTTCACGTACGCCAGCTGCTCAATGCTCTCCTGGCTGCACGGGCAACTTTGCTGTTTCCTCTCACAAGAGAGAGCCTCAGTGCGTTCAGTCCGTCTTTGTGGAGCTGCGTCTCAGGCACACGCTTCAGAGCCTTCAGGACCAACTCCTGATCATCAGAATTCAGGTTCTGGGATAGCAAAGGCACTACAAAGGCACAAGGCGGAGATACGATCACAGCACACATCATGGTAACTGGTTATGAGACACCAAATCCAAAGCTGCCTCACTTCCAAAGGAGCATGTGGCACCTAAGGATCAAGTCCACATTATAACCCAACATGCAAGCCTTTAGCCATGGTTGCATTTCACGCTAACCAAAAGGGCTCCACCGGGCATAACAAAACTGCTAGCCAAACCAAAGATTCACCAGAGGTTAAAAATAAAGTCACATGTATCCTATGAATTTTTTTACGTTTTGTATATAGTAATTCAAAGTACAAAAGTGCTATCAGtattctatacacacacacacaaaatgtctTTCCGTCAGCACTAACGTCAGCAGACAGAACAATGCCATTCTGTCAGAACTAACCAACATGGTGTTGAGCTACTGAATTTCTAACGATTATCAATTTATTGTAAGATTAAAACCTATGACGAAGTTGAAGACGAAACGGGAATGTGACTTGAAAATATGCTGCCCAAACCTGTTGGCTCTTTGATGTAGCGTTTGGCTCTGGTGCTCTCCTATCTTGCAGCAGCCCTTGGAGGTCACTTCAATTAACAGCTTACATCAGCATCAATGACCTTCAAAAATATATGAGAGATTCAAGTCAAACAACGGATATTTACCAGTTCTATTTCATGCTtattcaccagttggactttttttcaaatatacatatatatacatatacatacatacatatatatgtgtgtgtgtgtgtatactgaTAGCAATTGTATCAgtattatatgtgtgtgtgcgtgtgtgtgtgcgtgtgtgtgtatatgtgtatatatgtatgtatatgtatatatgaacACTGATAGCAATGTTGCATTTTGAAttactatattaaaaaaaatgcataggATACATGTGACTTTATTTTTAACCTCTGGGTGAATCTTTGGTTTGGCTAGCAGCATGGTTGCATTTCAGGCAACACTGCATAAATGCAGCCAAACACCAACCATTTGCTGACATTTTTGCTTAATGCCCACCTGATAGTCaacgtttttatttatttttacatttttgaGTTCGTTTGTACCTGGCTTTTGTCTCCAAAGGGGAGCTGTGACAGCCAGATGCTTTCTTGGCGCCCCACCCTCACTGAGTGGATTTCGCTACGGTCTGGGTTGTGAGTGCTCAGTGAGCCAAGGTTAATATAAATAACTATGCTGGGTTATGTGCTGCTAACCTGGGGAGGTAAAAGAGGGATCTGAGGTAACTTCAATTGCTTCCCCTTCCACAAAATGCACATGAACTTTGTTTCAGAACAAAAGGAAATAGTTTATTGTCTCTTCCTTAGAAGGGCTCAAGGCACATTGGTTTGGTGGATAAAGCCATGAGTAACAACTGATTATGTACGGAATGGGTTATATCCATCCGCCCGTCTTtccctccatccatccatctatctagtactgctcatgcggctattgccttaagcagaaattaaaataggaAGCACCTTGCTTAGTGTCGTTTCTCCGGAGCTTCATTATTGCCCCAATGTATTTAAGCCATATACAGTAAGGGCCAAAAGAGCTCTGCTTTAGgtcacttcacacacacacctcagctTTATTGAAACTGCATTTTATTTTACCTCCCCAGGTAAAATAGTGTCCCCAGAGTGTTCAAAACCCAGGggtcctccacctcccacccGAGGCGGCGTTTGCCCGGAAAGTCGCGCCCCAAAACCACGGCCCCGTGAGAGAGCCGGCAGGGACCGGGAGCTCTCCATGAGGGGCGGCTGCGAAGGCCCGGGCGGCTCTGGGCGCCCGTTGCCTTGTCCTGAGGGGCAGCCCATAAAATGGACGTCGTCGTTGTtcaccggaggggggggggaaatgaggaccgcgagatgagggggcgggggcgggggcgggggcgggggggggctacCAGCGAAGGCGGCGGCTCCTCCTGCCCGCCACGGCTCGCCCGGCGACGCGCCCGTGCCAGAAAAGGCGCCATCCGGCAGCAGCCCCGAGGCGGCGAAGGAGACGCTGAGGAGAAACCCGCCGCCCCCGCGCgagaggccaggccaggccaggcgggCGCCCCCTGCTGCCCGCCAAGGGCGCGACGGTTGGGGCCGAGAGGAAAGCGCGGGCGGCGCGCGCGAGGCGAGGCGCACCACGGGAGGCCGCCGCACCTGCCCCCCTGGCCCCGCCCCGCCTCACCTGcgcaggtgtgggggggggggctgcgggagcggcccagggcagggcagggcagggcagggcggtgGGAGGCCGACCCGGGTCCGAAGCGCCGTTTCCCGCGCTGCTGAGCAGGGAGGCTCGTCGTCTCCCGTCCAGGGATCGCGGACCGGTTCCCGCCAGCACCGGCGCCCGCGCAGGCCTCGTCCCGGAAGCCGTGAGGCGCCTTCTGCATCGGGGCTCTCCTCGGCGCCGGGGCCTCAGCGGCCCAGAAGGCTCCCGGAGGAGCGCGGGCCCGCACGAGTAGGCCCGGAGCCCCCCGAGCCTGACGGGGCCGCAGCCCAGCGTCCCTTGGCCGCGAAAGGCGCCCCGCTTCAGGCGCGGGTGAAGAAGCGGCTCCGGGGCACGGAGGCGGCTGCCTCTGGACCGCGTCTGAAGGCGCCCCTGCCCGGACTCGCGTCTGTGGCGCCTCTCCCGGCGCTCCCTCTGGAGCTGCCCcgaggggagggcagaggctCCCTCAGGTCCGCCCAGCCCGGGGCGCTTCTGCCGGGCAGGACCCGGACGCTGCACCTCAAAGCCCCCGGGGAAGGAAGGGCCGCTGCCAGCTCGCCGGGAGGGCGCAGGAGACGGTGTGGGCGCCGCAACCGAAGTGAGGCCTCTTGCGCCTTCCCACTGGGCAGGATTAAGCGAAGCCACCCCGGAGCCCGGGCAGAGCAATCGGGTTGCTCGTTCCGGCACCTGGGCCCTCGGAGACAGAGCCGGGGCGCACCAAACAGCCCGGTTGCCCTTCTGTCTGGGCAAAGGCAACCCCAACAGCACGGGCTTTGTCAGCGAGGACTTCGTTGTCTGGATGAGGATCGCCCACCTTTGCCCACCTTCCGCAAACTGTACTCCCATGTCCGCCTGGGCAATTTCTCCACAGAACCGCCCCAGGGCAGCTACTCCCTCAGTATCACCTGCAATTACCCCGTCCTTTCTTTCCACGGCAGCAAGAAGGTCATCTTTAGCACACTTTCCTGGGTAGGGGGCAAAAATCCATTCTTAGGCATCACTTTCCTGGGTTTTGGCTCTGCCTGCATCCTCAGTGGCTTTGTCATGTTGGTGGTGCATATAAAATACCAGCACCTCAGAGAGGCAGATGAATAAACGGAGCAGTGAAAATCCCCAAGATTCGGGGAGAACGTCTCAGGAAATGTCCAAGCCAGAGTCTTCTTATTACATTCTCAGAATTAAGCCTAATTTGTAGCTAGGGCAGGAATCCTACATGCACAGGTCTAGAATCTGTGGGCCTTGCTTATGAATCAACATAGGCAGGATTGGTGTTTTGTGTGTTAATCACTTCTATGGGCTTTGAGGCTTATGCAGATGTTTTGGGATTTACTTTTAAGACTCATTCTGAGGAAATGGGCATAGACTGTTCGGCAGATGCAGTGCTTCGTCCAAGGGTGTTCCAAGTGATTGAACCATATTGGACACTTGTGTTTCTCATAGGGGTTTTGCAAGTGAATTACTGCTTTAATTAAGAACGTGGAATCTCCCATCCGGTTGAGTCCTTAAAGACAAATGTTCTCCCCAATGTTGGGCAAACAACAGATCCTCTTAGGAAAAATCAACTGACACAGTTCTTAATAGGCTTCAagagcaatcttaaacaggtctactcagcattctactcaggtttattcagtggcgcttactcccaggaaagtgttcttaggattgcactgtttggtaCTTAGGCTTACATTCCTAAGCATTGCTTCCAGGATGAAAACTGTTGTGAACAGACTATATAAagttttaaggatttttttttaaaaaattcacaaacAAACTACTGTCTTGATTTTTTTAGCAACATTCTGTTTATTACAAAAAGTAATTCCCTCTTATTTTTGTCCTAGTTCAGCAAATGGGACCACTTTTACAGAATTGTACCTTCTACATGCTTAGCTGCTTCCACGTGAGAGTCCTAGAAAATTAGCTAGAGTGTGGAATAGAGTGTGGGATTTGGAGTATAGTTACTATCAAACGAGAAGACATCCATGGAGTAAGAGGGCTTACAACGCCTGCGTTGTTGGCCTGGAGAGGATCGGAGGGTCTCTctgagggagcagtaacaggcaCACACCATACTGCACGATTTGGCTGGCACAGAGCCAGTATTTATATAGGGAAAATAGCCCCTTAGGCTGGAGAGTGACTGCAGCCTGGGAAGACAAAGGACTTTAAATGTcatctcctgggatggacaaaaggtttgagtaccttaaTTGGTGCTATCAGGACATGACAAAGAGGTAGCTTGCTAGCTCCTGGTGCCTAACAAAGAAACTACTTTTGATTGGGTTTCTCCGGGGTGGGAGATTGAATTTAGACTTATGATAAGATGTTCCCAGGAAGCAGCTAAACTTATCAGAACTGATTGACAGTCCTTGCTCGCGGGACAGGCTTTTAGCTAAGGCGTGCTCCATGGGAAAGAGGATGTTGGAATGTCAGAGGGAAATAAGATTAGGTAAAGCCCTCAAGCACCCATCTTGTCTATAGAACCGCGTGTTGAGGcttgggtggcaggagaaagtgACACCCTATTCCTCGGTATTCCATGCACATAGATGTGCGTTCCAGTCTCCTGGCCAGGAGCTGACGATGAGTTCTGTGCTCTCTGTTAGGAGGTTGGGCTTACTGCGGCAAGAAGCGCATTAGAGTCAAAGGGGCTTATGACTTCAGTTCATAAGCAGttattaaatatatctgaagCCAGGATGCTCACGGGGAGAGGGGGGGTTGCTTGGGGATAAAAgaagggtatgaatgaagtaaaataaaaataaaaaacaagtcatgtatcttaatttttaaaaactgagctaATATTCAGGGCTGTGCACGATAGCCCTTGGAAGAAACCTCATTCATTCAAGTGTTTGAGACATACAGACAAAAGACTGACAAGGTTTCAACTACCTTAAAAGTTGAGTAAGTTCATACTTCAGTTCTAAAAGACAGAGTCGCTTAACATGCTGTAAAGCGTTTCATCGGCAGCGGGTGGTTCCACACACATCATTGGATCTGCTCTTTCCAGGGCAGCCTGAGCCGGCCGGGGATCTCACCGTTTGTGTCCGTTCCTGTTTCAGAAATGGCTGGGGCGGGGCCCTTGTTATTAAGGAACCCATAAAGACTTCTCCGCATGTAGAAAATGTTCTGTTCCCAAACTAGATGAGCTTGTGTTGCATCTTTCTTGACTCCAGTCCAATAACTCTCCTATCTCCAGGGTTGTGGGGCTTCTGTGGCTGAGCAGCTGGCCCGAGCAGAACACCTGGTGGAGCAGCTCAAACAGCAACTCAAAGAAAAGGGTGAGGAGCTGCGTTATAAAGATCAACAGCTTAAGGTATTCCTTTAGATTTATCAAGGTGGCGAAAATGTATTTCCTTGGCCTCTGTGCAGTGAAACTCTTTCCTCAATGTTCACTGTCCATCTCCCCCGACCAGGGAGGCTTTCTCCCTCTAGTATGCTGCCTCCTCCGAGGAAGCTGTGGTTGAGAAGGTGCATGCTGTATCCTCTCTCCCACtgaccttgtgaggtagggtgCTGGAGCCTCCTGTTGCCTGCCACCGCCCCtggatgtttccccccccccttaggcaTCTCTCCTTGGGCCAGGGGGACAACTTCCTCAACAAGGATTGTTGTAGCCCTGCCTTTGCAGTCGGGGGTGCGAGAAGAATTGGTGCAAAGGTCTCCAAGAAACAACTCTGTTTACTACAGCCCCCGCTCCAGAGTAAAATGCAGACAAAGACTCAAGTTACAGGATAAAAAAGTAAAGAGAGGATGAATGCTAGCTAAAAGGAAATTAGAGTTTCTGGACATCAGCCCCTTGGGAACGGATGGGTAGAAGCATGCACTCATGAGGCTGATCTGGTCAGattgaggctagactactgtaatgcactctacatggatcTCCTCTCAAactcaacttggagactccaattggcgcagaatgctgcagttcggttgttatcaggagctaggtggagcatgcacatGACTCCCCCTCGGCAGCCACTCCATTGACTACTCCTCAGTTACTGGGCTCCATTTAAGGTTTTGGCTATGAATTAGAACGCCTTTCATGGCTTTGGCCCTGCATATCTGCAGAACCGCCTTGCACCATATGGTCCGCCATGGCAGCTTGGCTCATCTGcagagggccttctgcagatacagcCCTGCAAACGGCAAAATCAGCTGCTGCCTGTAcatacacattctctgtggtggccccaccttgtgcaatggcttgcctgaagaggtcttGTGGACAAACACTTGGATATTGTGCCATCTTACATGATGCAATCATTGCGAAAAAATAGCGGGAGGTAAGGTGATGTGGAATCGGCCATTTTTAGTTTTTAATGCTTGAAGTTACAAACACATTTTATTGGTGGCACTGTACTTTAACGTTGCATCAGTTTTATAGAGATTtggtctttgttttgttttgaagatCCAGGCCCTTCAAgatcatcttttttaaaactgacaGGCGGATGATGGCACTTGCGCAGAAATGTAAGTAGCAACTCTTTAAATATAACTCAGCAGTTGAGCGTTCCTGGCCTCCGAGATGAATCCTGCTTGCTGCTACATTGCCCATTCGGTTTGTTCAGCATATCAGCCAATGTGTCCATGGCCACAGGTTGCAACACAAAAATCAAGTTTTGTAGAgatttggtttttattttgtttttaagatcCAGGCATTccaagaaattatttttaaaagcacagcGAGATGATGGCACTCACTCAGAAACGTAAGTAACAACTCTTTAAATCGATTGCCAGATCGGAAGCTAGTGCTCACGTGGATCAGCTCAGGCAAACTGCAGTATAATGCGGCCGGAGAGTGTTCTGACCTCCTAGGTAAAGACGATTTGCAGCTGCAGTATGAGATTGCTTTGTCCATCATATCAGTCAGCGTGTCCGTGGCCACAGGTTGCAACACAAAAATCAAGGACCCACCACTTTGTGACTTTGCAATGGAGCAAAAACTTGTTTCCaaggcacagatcctcatggatcgtTAAGTTTTTTACATGCGGTGTACCTAAAGTCATGAACAAATCACGTATCGTATTCATAGCCACAGACTGCAACACAAAACGACTCATCTGCCCCTTCAGGACGTTGACATGGCACAAAAACAGGTGTCCAAGGCCCAGGTACTCATAATTTTTAAGGGAGGAGGGTCACCCCAAACTCAGCATCAAATCACATCTCATATCCACggccacagaacaaaattcagaaaacaataggaaaaaatgaaaaaaacccaaataattaataggatataaaacaataaaatgtaaTGAAAAAAACATCTCTATGTGTGATTCCTTAATTCCTTCAACAACATCCATCACCCCTTCCCTCAATGCTTTgattgactctctctctctttctcttcacttTCAGTTGCCAGCAAGACAGTAAAAGATGAGAAGCTTCCTGCAATTTCCGGAAGGGGACTTCAAAAGAGCGAAGGCCACCAGAGGCTCATTTCTGCCCTCAAGGATCCCAGTCTCAATGAACAAAGAAGGTCTCGGGCAGTACATTTCGAAGAGCCACAAATATGAGACTCAGAGCTTTGGGGGGGCAGGGCGCCACGCTGTCGATGCCGGACGCTTGAAGTTCGAGCTGTACCGGTCCTCTCCCTGTTTGCCGATTTAATGATGCTTAAAGGCACCTACAATACTTATAAATGATGGGGAAGGCTGGGGGAGGCAAGGATAAGGCTGCTGAACCTACCTCCTCATCGCT
This genomic window from Eublepharis macularius isolate TG4126 chromosome 8, MPM_Emac_v1.0, whole genome shotgun sequence contains:
- the LOC129335191 gene encoding serine/arginine repetitive matrix protein 1-like, translated to MAFETVQVEFSSGPEPSPRPHLSRPSPARRSLGPEPSPLPHRSRRSPTPAVGRERRRSGGSVQSVRSTASRHRQASYLPPSYHCQWEGAPTGFSASEPRPSTSRQAWFPPPVHGEGSQLGSDEGDVESLGDYQSESWSEPSPADNVVPATAKAAAPPARHGSPGDAPVPEKAPSGSSPEAAKETLRRNPPPPRERPGQARRAPPAARQGRDGWGREESAGGAREARRTTGGRRTCPPGPAPPHLRRVVGLLWLSSWPEQNTWWSSSNSNSKKRVRSCVIKINSLRSRPFKIIFFKTDRRMMALAQKFASKTVKDEKLPAISGRGLQKSEGHQRLISALKDPSLNEQRRSRAVHFEEPQI